In one window of Bizionia sp. M204 DNA:
- a CDS encoding glycosyltransferase, which yields MRERTTFNKRIGLVLSTVPRYSETFFRNKISGLQDKGFEVVLFVDYLDPTDYDFGCQVVAAPHFGGGLLTRIWYSFIALVQALFMHPRRSYKLFALNKADGIHLKANIRQLILNQFFFSQNVDWLHFGFGMLAVTRENVAQAMDAKMAVSFRGYDLYLSPLKHPGCYDLLFKKAVRYHVLSEEMKQTLVDYTILPRNIQVITPAINTQFFKGHGLANANPVLQLITVGRLHWKKGLEYTLEALALLKAAGIAFHYTIIGAGSERERLVFAAHQLGLLDCISFTGKLPQEAVKWQLENASIYIQYSIQEGFCNAVLEAQAMGLLCVVSDAEGLQENVLHAETGWVVPKRQPQLLAKQLVQVIELSTVDKEVIRTRAIRRVRDAFNLHKQQAAFLAFYNR from the coding sequence ATGAGAGAAAGAACGACATTTAATAAACGTATTGGTCTTGTGTTATCCACGGTGCCGCGCTATTCTGAAACCTTTTTTAGAAATAAAATAAGTGGATTACAGGATAAGGGTTTTGAGGTTGTTTTATTTGTTGATTATTTAGATCCGACCGACTATGATTTTGGATGTCAGGTAGTAGCCGCTCCTCATTTTGGAGGTGGTCTTTTGACGCGCATATGGTATAGTTTTATAGCGCTTGTACAGGCACTTTTTATGCACCCTAGAAGAAGCTATAAATTGTTTGCTTTAAATAAAGCCGATGGCATCCATTTAAAAGCTAATATTAGACAACTTATTTTGAATCAGTTTTTTTTTAGTCAGAATGTGGATTGGCTTCATTTTGGATTTGGCATGTTGGCTGTTACGCGTGAAAATGTGGCGCAAGCCATGGACGCAAAAATGGCGGTGAGTTTTAGGGGTTATGATTTGTATTTGTCGCCTTTGAAACATCCGGGATGTTATGATTTATTGTTTAAAAAGGCCGTGCGTTACCATGTATTGTCTGAAGAAATGAAACAGACTTTGGTTGATTATACTATTTTGCCTCGTAATATTCAGGTGATAACACCTGCTATTAATACGCAGTTTTTTAAAGGGCATGGATTGGCTAATGCTAATCCCGTGTTGCAGTTAATTACTGTTGGACGATTGCATTGGAAAAAAGGATTGGAATACACCCTGGAAGCCTTGGCGCTGTTGAAGGCTGCGGGTATTGCTTTTCATTATACCATTATTGGTGCTGGGAGTGAACGCGAGCGTCTTGTTTTTGCTGCACATCAGTTAGGTTTACTGGATTGTATTTCATTTACAGGAAAACTACCCCAAGAAGCGGTTAAGTGGCAACTAGAAAACGCCTCTATTTATATTCAATACAGTATTCAAGAAGGTTTTTGTAATGCCGTATTAGAGGCTCAAGCAATGGGTTTGCTTTGTGTGGTTAGTGATGCTGAAGGTTTGCAAGAGAACGTGTTGCATGCTGAAACGGGCTGGGTAGTTCCTAAACGACAGCCCCAGCTTTTAGCCAAACAATTGGTACAGGTTATTGAGCTTTCCACAGTCGATAAAGAAGTTATAAGAACACGTGCCATACGACGTGTTCGTGATGCATTTAATCTTCATAAACAGCAAGCCGCATTTTTGGCGTTTTATAATAGGTAG
- a CDS encoding glycosyltransferase family 4 protein codes for MKTPLKIAIYSGEIPSTTFIERLISGVAHAGHSVILFGILRKRPSYSSRVRVVGYRLNRLSKFWHLMRYGILLTLFKGGDKKRLDAYLKQQQKTDVYTKVKYYSVLWYQPDVFHLQWAKGLKDWIWVQDFGMKLVLSLRGAHINYSPIADAALAAMYQAYFPKVDRFHAVSGAIGLEAQKYGAAQNKITVVYSGLPASEIQTGIDKKPELLGLPDKPLDIISVGRPHWVKGYSYALDACKILQAQEVDFHYTIIGGAKDIELAYQVHDLHLSKQVTLLNPLPYPQVQELIAQADLLLLPSIKEGIANVVLEAMALGTLVLSTDCGGMDEVVHDGETGFLVPIRDSQAMAAKIIEIANLSETETVRIRENGLEAIKTNHREEQMVQGMIGLYHGLFEE; via the coding sequence TTGAAAACCCCCTTAAAAATAGCTATTTACTCTGGAGAAATACCGAGTACTACCTTTATAGAGCGTCTGATTTCAGGTGTGGCTCATGCTGGGCATTCCGTGATTCTTTTTGGTATTTTACGTAAACGACCAAGCTATTCGTCTCGTGTTAGGGTGGTGGGATACCGATTGAATAGGCTATCCAAGTTTTGGCATTTGATGCGTTATGGTATACTCTTGACCTTGTTTAAAGGTGGTGACAAAAAACGGTTGGATGCCTATTTAAAGCAGCAGCAGAAAACTGATGTTTATACCAAAGTCAAATATTATTCTGTGCTATGGTATCAGCCTGATGTGTTTCATTTGCAGTGGGCCAAAGGCCTAAAGGATTGGATTTGGGTTCAGGATTTTGGTATGAAATTGGTGTTAAGTCTGCGCGGTGCCCATATTAATTATTCGCCGATAGCCGATGCCGCTTTAGCTGCTATGTATCAGGCATACTTTCCTAAAGTTGATAGGTTTCATGCGGTATCTGGAGCTATTGGATTGGAAGCTCAAAAATATGGTGCCGCCCAAAACAAAATTACTGTTGTATATAGTGGATTACCGGCTTCTGAAATTCAAACAGGCATAGACAAGAAACCGGAGCTTTTGGGTTTACCTGATAAGCCACTGGATATCATTTCCGTAGGACGGCCTCATTGGGTAAAAGGCTATAGCTATGCATTAGATGCCTGTAAAATACTACAAGCGCAAGAAGTTGATTTTCATTACACTATAATTGGAGGCGCTAAAGATATTGAACTGGCTTATCAGGTTCACGACTTGCATCTGTCCAAACAGGTGACTTTATTAAATCCACTACCTTATCCTCAAGTTCAAGAACTTATAGCACAGGCCGATTTATTGCTGTTACCTAGTATTAAGGAAGGAATTGCCAATGTGGTATTGGAAGCTATGGCTTTAGGCACCTTGGTTTTAAGCACGGATTGTGGCGGTATGGATGAGGTTGTTCATGATGGTGAGACGGGTTTTTTGGTTCCTATACGGGATTCCCAGGCCATGGCAGCCAAAATTATTGAGATTGCCAATTTGAGCGAGACCGAAACCGTACGCATTCGTGAGAATGGCTTGGAAGCTATAAAAACTAATCATCGTGAGGAACAGATGGTTCAAGGGATGATTGGGCTTTATCATGGATTGTTTGAAGAGTGA
- a CDS encoding MBOAT family protein translates to MLFNSLDFAIFLPLVFILYWFVFKRWLSAQNVLLLVASYVFYGWWDWRFLGLIVFSTLVDYTVARGLAKAEKPQKRKLLLGISLICNLGLLGFFKYYNFFVDSWVDAWGSIGVSLSVETLSIILPVGISFYTFQTLSYTIDVYRRQLEPTKNMVQFATYVAFFPQLVAGPIERAKQLLPQFSKPRVFDSDFAISGVSLIIWGLFKKMVVADNCAFFVNQIFDGSGGYSSAELFLGAVLFAFQIYGDFSGYSDIAIGVARLFGFNLMTNFSFPYFSRDIAEFWRRWHISLSTWFRDYLYIPLGGSRGRMWFQIRNVFIVFLVSGFWHGANWTFIIWGGIHALLFLPLLIGGKNRNYIDGTRMRLREAPRILLTFIFVCLAWIFFRADTVTIAWTLLEDLVRFDSLSLELFYSSSKSLLFSAITALGILVLLFYEFRTVQKNKQEVVLSTFHVIFIAVLIVFMGVYKNPVDFIYFQF, encoded by the coding sequence ATGCTATTCAACTCCTTAGACTTCGCTATTTTTCTGCCCTTGGTATTTATACTGTATTGGTTTGTATTTAAGCGTTGGTTGTCTGCACAGAATGTGTTATTGTTAGTAGCCAGTTATGTGTTTTATGGCTGGTGGGATTGGCGTTTTTTAGGGTTGATTGTGTTTAGTACGCTTGTTGATTATACGGTGGCTCGGGGTTTGGCAAAGGCGGAGAAACCCCAAAAGCGGAAGCTATTACTCGGGATTAGTTTGATTTGTAATTTAGGCCTGCTCGGGTTTTTTAAATATTATAATTTTTTTGTGGACAGTTGGGTGGATGCTTGGGGCAGTATAGGCGTGAGCCTGTCTGTAGAAACGCTCTCCATAATTTTACCCGTTGGGATTAGCTTTTATACGTTTCAAACCTTGAGCTATACCATTGATGTGTACCGAAGGCAATTAGAGCCCACCAAGAATATGGTACAATTTGCTACGTACGTGGCCTTTTTTCCGCAATTAGTGGCGGGGCCAATTGAGCGCGCCAAGCAGTTGTTACCCCAGTTTTCCAAGCCACGCGTCTTTGATTCTGACTTTGCCATAAGCGGTGTGTCTCTTATTATTTGGGGTTTGTTTAAAAAAATGGTAGTGGCTGATAATTGTGCCTTTTTTGTGAATCAGATTTTTGATGGCTCTGGCGGCTATAGTTCCGCAGAACTGTTTTTAGGAGCCGTTTTATTTGCTTTTCAAATATATGGTGATTTTTCAGGCTATTCTGATATTGCCATTGGTGTGGCGCGACTTTTTGGGTTCAACTTAATGACGAACTTTTCATTTCCTTATTTTTCGAGGGATATCGCCGAATTTTGGAGGCGTTGGCATATTTCTCTGTCTACTTGGTTTCGGGATTATTTATATATTCCGTTAGGCGGTTCCAGAGGGCGGATGTGGTTCCAGATTCGGAATGTGTTTATTGTGTTTTTGGTGAGTGGTTTTTGGCATGGTGCCAATTGGACCTTTATTATTTGGGGTGGGATTCATGCCCTTTTGTTTTTACCACTGCTAATTGGTGGAAAAAACCGGAATTATATAGATGGTACGCGCATGCGACTTCGGGAAGCGCCTCGTATTTTACTTACTTTTATATTTGTTTGTTTGGCTTGGATTTTTTTTAGAGCCGATACCGTGACTATTGCTTGGACGCTATTGGAAGATCTTGTTCGATTTGATTCTCTATCGTTAGAATTGTTTTATAGTAGTTCCAAATCGCTTTTATTTAGTGCTATTACTGCTTTAGGCATTTTGGTGTTGCTTTTTTATGAGTTTCGAACCGTGCAAAAAAACAAACAAGAGGTGGTATTGTCTACTTTTCACGTTATATTTATTGCGGTATTAATTGTTTTTATGGGTGTTTATAAGAATCCAGTAGACTTTATATATTTTCAATTTTAA
- a CDS encoding sulfotransferase family protein, with the protein MGRFNKHIIVVGSARSGTSWLSETLAQPYRYRMLFEPEQETRTKNGYLLCDRWFKEPSDSAAAYAYLRRVFKNRVDCDWIAQNSNRKWKRHLWPFVPKQFIIKFVRFNLSATYLHKVFGIPVIHIIRNPYDVIRSQQQVKFPWLYDLSHFVAQDSLVALIQTEFGYDITKHEDLLPIEILTLRWCIENVIPLEVSSPYTGDMEVVRYEDLSRDINLFYGLCDRFNLEPVANLQKYYKQPSSKTHPESALVTTGYKKDRLTADDLSHINRILAIFKSTLYEGRNS; encoded by the coding sequence ATGGGGCGATTTAATAAACATATTATAGTTGTTGGGAGTGCCCGAAGCGGTACGAGTTGGTTAAGCGAAACTTTGGCGCAACCATACCGGTACCGCATGTTGTTTGAACCTGAACAGGAAACACGTACTAAAAACGGTTATTTATTATGTGATCGGTGGTTCAAAGAACCATCTGATTCGGCAGCAGCCTATGCTTATTTACGGCGTGTATTTAAAAACCGAGTTGATTGTGATTGGATTGCCCAAAATAGCAATCGGAAGTGGAAACGGCATTTGTGGCCTTTTGTACCGAAACAGTTTATTATTAAATTTGTCCGGTTCAATTTGTCTGCTACCTATTTACATAAGGTGTTTGGCATACCTGTGATTCATATTATTAGAAACCCCTATGATGTTATTCGCTCGCAACAGCAAGTGAAATTCCCTTGGTTGTATGATTTATCACATTTTGTAGCGCAAGATTCATTAGTCGCTTTGATTCAAACCGAGTTTGGTTATGATATAACAAAACACGAGGACTTATTACCTATTGAAATATTAACTTTGCGATGGTGTATTGAAAATGTGATTCCGTTGGAAGTTTCATCCCCATATACGGGAGACATGGAAGTGGTTCGTTATGAGGATTTGTCAAGAGATATTAACCTGTTTTATGGTTTATGCGACCGCTTTAATTTGGAACCTGTTGCTAACCTACAAAAATACTATAAACAGCCCTCATCTAAAACACATCCTGAAAGTGCGTTGGTGACCACTGGTTATAAAAAGGATAGGTTAACTGCCGACGATCTCTCTCACATTAATAGGATATTAGCTATTTTCAAATCGACTTTATACGAAGGTCGCAACTCCTAA
- a CDS encoding glycosyltransferase, with amino-acid sequence MSTKKIRILFTISNFNTAGSGKVVYDLVRGLDSSKFDIEIACGSDAGAFFKEVASLGLPIHIFETKTPYKPYFSLLPRIWAISKFYKAQNYDIVHSWQWSSDWTEALAARFVGVKWLYTKKAMGFNSKHWYIKSYLAHFIVTINDEMRGYFPNKQQQALIPLGIDTNYYSPDAVLKPIAVDATAFHVITVANLVPVKGIQVLMEAIHLLQDSTIRLSILGDCDNDYGRDMMALGHALGLQNQIQFLGKQLDVRPYIKSADLYVIPTLDEGRKEGMPMALVEAMSMGIPVLGSDITGINFVLSDFKHLLFEAGNPEALSLKINTIKCMDVEARFKIGQDLRVYCQAHFTMEAFITAHEELYKTLLKDGAI; translated from the coding sequence ATGAGCACTAAAAAAATACGCATTCTTTTTACCATATCTAATTTTAATACGGCAGGCAGTGGTAAAGTTGTTTATGATTTGGTTCGGGGTTTGGATAGTTCCAAATTTGATATTGAAATAGCCTGCGGTAGTGATGCTGGAGCTTTTTTTAAAGAGGTAGCATCTTTGGGGCTTCCTATCCATATTTTTGAAACTAAAACGCCTTATAAACCCTATTTTAGTTTGCTGCCTCGGATATGGGCTATTTCTAAATTTTATAAAGCGCAAAATTATGATATTGTTCATTCGTGGCAGTGGAGTAGTGATTGGACTGAAGCTTTAGCTGCGCGCTTTGTTGGTGTTAAATGGCTTTACACCAAAAAAGCTATGGGTTTTAATTCTAAACATTGGTATATAAAAAGTTATTTGGCTCATTTTATCGTGACTATTAATGATGAGATGCGTGGTTATTTTCCCAATAAACAGCAACAAGCTTTAATTCCTTTAGGTATTGATACCAATTATTATTCTCCTGATGCTGTTTTAAAACCTATTGCTGTTGATGCCACTGCATTTCATGTTATAACGGTGGCTAATTTGGTGCCTGTAAAGGGTATTCAGGTTTTAATGGAAGCTATACATTTACTTCAAGATTCGACTATACGCTTAAGTATATTAGGGGATTGCGACAATGATTATGGTCGTGACATGATGGCTTTAGGGCATGCGTTAGGGCTGCAGAACCAGATTCAGTTTCTTGGAAAGCAGTTGGATGTACGCCCGTATATTAAGTCTGCTGATTTATATGTGATTCCTACTTTGGATGAAGGCCGAAAGGAGGGGATGCCTATGGCATTGGTAGAAGCCATGAGTATGGGCATTCCGGTGCTTGGTTCGGATATTACCGGAATAAATTTTGTGTTAAGTGATTTTAAACACCTTTTGTTTGAGGCTGGAAATCCAGAAGCTTTATCTTTAAAAATTAATACCATTAAATGTATGGATGTTGAAGCGCGGTTTAAAATAGGGCAGGATTTACGGGTGTATTGTCAAGCACATTTTACGATGGAAGCCTTTATAACCGCTCATGAAGAACTCTATAAAACTTTGTTGAAAGATGGGGCGATTTAA
- a CDS encoding serine acetyltransferase — protein MLMNPRQLITHAFKKLLLQRLYKRYVVTSPVIQADIKQTLLVRGSKAQYATLEKQFQHVMIYYPDYAYIFFWRINKLGYRWRYLFMNDLPCKLFRSTEIAGGLMCYHPFATVINAKSIGRNFQFRNGLTVGNKGNDNHLLPVIGNNVTVGAHVVIIGAITIGDQVTIGAGSVVVKDVPSHCVVAGNPAKIIRRLDEH, from the coding sequence ATGCTCATGAACCCCCGACAGCTTATAACACATGCTTTTAAAAAACTGCTATTGCAGCGTTTATATAAGCGTTATGTGGTTACTAGCCCTGTAATTCAGGCAGATATAAAACAAACTTTGTTGGTACGTGGGAGCAAAGCCCAATATGCAACGCTAGAAAAGCAATTTCAGCACGTTATGATTTATTACCCAGATTATGCCTATATTTTTTTCTGGCGGATTAATAAGCTCGGCTATCGTTGGCGTTATTTATTTATGAATGATTTGCCTTGTAAACTATTTAGGAGTACGGAGATTGCTGGTGGTTTGATGTGTTATCATCCGTTTGCCACGGTTATTAACGCGAAATCTATAGGGCGTAATTTTCAATTTCGGAATGGTTTAACTGTTGGTAATAAGGGGAATGATAATCATTTATTGCCCGTTATTGGTAACAACGTTACGGTAGGTGCTCATGTGGTGATTATTGGGGCTATTACCATTGGTGATCAGGTTACTATTGGCGCTGGTTCTGTGGTGGTTAAGGATGTGCCTTCCCATTGTGTTGTAGCTGGCAATCCTGCAAAAATTATAAGACGTTTAGATGAGCACTAA
- a CDS encoding glycosyltransferase family 2 protein: MKLSVVIPVYNGADFIEKSYHSILSQQIQDFELIYVDNNSQDPSVEYIRKMVQLDSRVSLLAESKQGAAAARNTGIKHAQGDYIYIFDVDDEIYPGALQKLIAVLEAYPKTDAVFGKMVKSYKGISETRKPDDETHKVIRKEPPYWGLHWFSSLKTVVGPPAFLYRKRVFDKIGLYNEAIRNNEDTALDIKLGMSSRVAFLDTYVYLYYKHADSTIEQSKRKTPRAFMVWPRLVKEHLPFYLEQDTPLRFKSLLFSQLFQSMGRQVVFTKGLKNRQDLKQQLYHDLQAIRIPLVIRLYLSILVILPLESLRKVYGYYMVPYVVKQFTN, encoded by the coding sequence ATGAAGCTATCCGTTGTTATACCTGTTTATAATGGTGCTGATTTTATAGAAAAATCCTACCATTCTATCTTGAGTCAGCAAATACAAGATTTTGAACTTATTTATGTGGATAATAACTCCCAGGATCCGTCTGTTGAATACATAAGAAAAATGGTGCAATTGGACTCTCGAGTTTCTCTTCTAGCTGAAAGTAAGCAAGGTGCTGCTGCTGCTCGAAATACAGGCATAAAACATGCACAAGGGGATTATATTTATATATTTGATGTGGACGATGAAATCTATCCAGGTGCATTACAAAAACTGATTGCTGTTTTAGAAGCCTATCCAAAAACCGATGCCGTTTTTGGAAAAATGGTCAAGTCCTACAAAGGTATTTCAGAAACCCGTAAGCCTGATGACGAAACCCATAAGGTTATAAGAAAAGAACCTCCATATTGGGGTTTGCATTGGTTTTCTAGCTTAAAAACTGTGGTTGGACCACCCGCCTTTTTGTATCGAAAAAGAGTTTTTGATAAAATAGGATTATATAACGAAGCTATACGGAATAATGAAGATACTGCTTTGGACATTAAATTGGGAATGAGTTCACGCGTTGCTTTTTTAGACACCTATGTCTATTTGTATTATAAACATGCAGACTCTACCATTGAGCAGTCTAAACGAAAAACACCACGCGCCTTTATGGTTTGGCCTCGCTTGGTAAAAGAACATCTGCCTTTTTATTTGGAGCAAGACACACCTTTGCGATTTAAAAGCTTATTATTTAGTCAGTTGTTCCAATCTATGGGGAGGCAAGTGGTTTTTACTAAAGGGTTAAAAAACCGTCAGGATTTAAAGCAGCAGTTATATCATGATTTACAGGCTATACGGATTCCGTTGGTGATTCGCTTATATTTATCCATATTGGTTATCTTGCCACTCGAATCCTTACGCAAAGTTTATGGTTACTATATGGTGCCTTATGTTGTTAAGCAGTTTACGAACTAA
- a CDS encoding asparagine synthase-related protein: protein MTIKTPILPSKQQFAKIAKQPHELDLEAICVFMATGFFMGGDTYWKDEVCLLPGHNHIIDDEGFLVNSKPWFRWHYTPRAITFEDTLDEYIELLTTITKEQVGDNPVILPLSGGLDSRSQALILKDLPNPVHGYSYSFQGGFAEHEISKDIAQVCGFRFSPYIIQPGYLWDCIDDLAQINGCYSEFTHPRQMAVLPQLKAMDGVFSLGHWGDVLFDRGAPEQTTEADIIPLLFKKMVKPKGLELAQQLWQYWGLAGDFTSYLMGRIETDLSAIAIDNVSAKVRAFKTSQWAHRWTTTNLSVFAAAHPITLPYYDNRMCDYICTVPEAYLADRRLQIAHLQQDRELARITWQDHKPFSLNTYLYNKAPYNLPYRVWNKLQREGQAFIGKPYVQRNWELQFVGAENDQALQSRIFNPDFHSFIPESLVQDTYQHFLTTDPVHYAHPVSMLLTLSLWHKQNQTSL from the coding sequence ATGACTATAAAAACACCCATACTCCCTAGTAAACAACAGTTTGCTAAAATTGCCAAGCAGCCGCACGAACTCGATTTGGAGGCCATTTGTGTTTTTATGGCTACAGGGTTTTTTATGGGAGGTGATACCTATTGGAAGGACGAAGTCTGTTTGCTTCCAGGCCATAATCATATTATAGACGATGAAGGTTTTTTAGTCAACAGTAAACCCTGGTTTCGTTGGCATTACACGCCACGCGCCATAACCTTTGAAGATACTTTGGATGAATACATTGAATTACTTACTACCATAACTAAAGAGCAGGTGGGTGATAATCCCGTTATTTTGCCGCTGTCTGGTGGTTTAGATAGTAGGAGTCAAGCACTGATTCTAAAAGATTTGCCTAACCCTGTGCATGGGTATAGTTATAGTTTTCAAGGCGGTTTTGCAGAGCATGAGATTAGTAAAGACATTGCGCAGGTTTGTGGGTTTCGCTTTAGCCCCTATATTATTCAACCTGGGTATTTATGGGATTGCATTGATGACTTGGCTCAAATAAATGGTTGTTACTCCGAGTTTACTCATCCAAGGCAAATGGCCGTTTTACCACAATTAAAAGCTATGGACGGTGTTTTTTCATTGGGGCATTGGGGTGATGTGTTGTTTGACCGTGGCGCTCCGGAACAAACGACCGAAGCTGATATTATACCTTTACTTTTTAAGAAAATGGTAAAGCCTAAAGGCTTGGAGCTTGCCCAGCAGTTATGGCAATATTGGGGCTTGGCAGGCGACTTTACTTCCTACCTCATGGGCCGGATAGAAACCGATTTATCTGCTATTGCCATAGATAACGTGAGTGCCAAAGTTCGCGCTTTTAAAACGAGTCAGTGGGCGCACCGTTGGACGACGACTAATTTAAGCGTATTTGCGGCCGCACATCCCATTACCTTGCCCTATTATGATAACCGGATGTGTGACTATATTTGTACAGTTCCCGAAGCCTATTTGGCTGATAGACGCTTGCAAATAGCCCATTTACAACAAGATAGAGAGCTTGCTCGTATAACCTGGCAAGACCATAAACCTTTTAGCTTAAACACCTATTTATATAATAAAGCCCCTTATAATTTGCCGTACCGGGTTTGGAATAAATTGCAGCGTGAAGGACAAGCCTTTATAGGGAAACCCTATGTACAGCGAAATTGGGAATTGCAGTTTGTGGGGGCTGAAAATGACCAGGCTTTACAAAGCCGAATTTTTAATCCAGATTTTCATAGCTTTATTCCCGAATCTCTAGTTCAAGACACCTATCAGCATTTTTTAACAACGGATCCGGTTCATTATGCGCATCCGGTAAGTATGTTGCTGACCTTGTCTTTATGGCATAAACAAAATCAGACATCTCTATGA
- the asnB gene encoding asparagine synthase (glutamine-hydrolyzing) yields the protein MCGFLGEFTFQHNSLTELASFEALLALSQHRGPDASCTTRGSGFQLGFNRLAILDVSAQGNQPKESPSGRYQVVFNGELYNYQDLAATYALTDLHSTSDTEVLIHLLDVLGVAATIPLLNGMFAIAIIDTETDCLYLTRDFAGIKPLFYGVANEGVVMASQFDQVFKHAWFCDSLELKPEIVKDYFGFGYMQAPNTIYSGIFQVNPGDLIQVNRAGEVIHKRLVTFKKRQGPNLKDTGLTPILQTAVSKQLVSDVPIATFLSGGIDSPLISAYAKKHISDIEAFTLAVDNPALNESEIAKGYAAHLDITQHIVSVKELDLLLEIDAHFKAFSEPFGDYSSIPTYVISKEAKKKHTVMLSGDGGDELFFGYPRMLDVLQKRWWFKLPYAIRKPLAQITNTLGLTKTWAPYFKSFDTFVTNKHLKLPAATLDGAFPNRSFSKTMTDLYTFTNSSAPSLLHQLRWNEFYAHMQRVLIKVDRASMAHSLEVRVPFLDKTSIAWAWQQKGDLKTKHDLKKDLKTLLAEEVPESLINQKKMGFTVPLKAWLHTALQADVMHAVFDTPFYGKEVIEVSILQAYVQDFFDGKHDNAWGVWHIYAWQKWWMAHGIIEGS from the coding sequence ATGTGCGGATTTCTAGGCGAATTTACCTTTCAACATAACTCCTTAACGGAGTTGGCATCCTTTGAAGCCCTTTTGGCCTTATCCCAACATCGTGGGCCTGACGCTTCGTGTACCACAAGAGGTTCTGGGTTCCAGTTGGGATTTAATCGGTTGGCTATTTTAGATGTTTCGGCACAGGGGAATCAGCCGAAGGAAAGTCCGAGTGGGCGTTATCAGGTGGTGTTTAATGGTGAGCTTTATAACTATCAAGATCTTGCTGCAACCTATGCACTAACTGATTTACATTCTACTTCGGACACAGAGGTCTTGATTCATTTATTAGATGTATTAGGCGTAGCAGCTACTATACCGTTACTGAATGGGATGTTTGCCATTGCCATTATTGATACGGAAACAGACTGTTTGTATCTGACCCGTGATTTTGCAGGTATTAAGCCTTTGTTTTATGGGGTGGCAAATGAAGGTGTTGTTATGGCATCGCAATTTGATCAGGTTTTTAAACACGCTTGGTTTTGTGATTCTTTGGAATTAAAGCCAGAGATTGTAAAAGACTATTTTGGTTTTGGTTATATGCAAGCCCCTAACACTATTTATAGCGGTATTTTTCAGGTAAATCCTGGTGATTTAATACAAGTGAATAGGGCTGGAGAGGTTATACATAAAAGGCTTGTTACTTTTAAAAAAAGACAGGGTCCTAATTTGAAGGACACCGGTTTGACCCCTATCTTACAAACAGCTGTTTCTAAACAGTTAGTTAGTGATGTGCCCATTGCTACTTTTTTAAGTGGTGGTATTGATAGTCCGTTGATTAGTGCGTATGCCAAAAAGCACATTTCTGATATTGAAGCTTTTACTTTGGCTGTTGATAACCCGGCGCTTAACGAAAGTGAGATAGCCAAGGGCTATGCGGCCCATTTGGATATTACACAGCATATTGTTTCTGTTAAAGAATTGGATTTATTGTTAGAAATAGATGCACATTTTAAAGCCTTTTCAGAACCTTTTGGAGATTATTCTAGCATTCCCACTTATGTTATTTCAAAAGAAGCCAAAAAGAAACATACCGTTATGTTATCTGGTGATGGTGGTGATGAACTGTTTTTTGGGTATCCTAGGATGTTGGATGTTTTACAAAAACGATGGTGGTTTAAATTGCCTTATGCCATTAGGAAGCCGTTAGCTCAAATCACTAATACCCTTGGGTTAACTAAAACTTGGGCGCCTTATTTTAAGAGCTTTGATACCTTTGTTACTAATAAGCATTTAAAGTTGCCAGCTGCCACTTTAGATGGTGCTTTCCCGAATAGGTCATTTTCGAAAACCATGACTGACTTGTATACTTTTACAAATTCTAGCGCACCCAGTCTTTTACATCAACTGCGATGGAATGAATTTTATGCCCATATGCAACGTGTTTTGATAAAAGTTGATCGGGCCAGTATGGCGCATAGTTTGGAAGTACGTGTGCCGTTTTTGGATAAAACAAGTATTGCGTGGGCTTGGCAGCAAAAAGGTGATTTAAAGACGAAACACGATTTGAAGAAGGATTTGAAAACGTTACTAGCCGAGGAGGTGCCAGAGTCCTTAATAAACCAAAAGAAAATGGGTTTTACCGTGCCTTTAAAAGCCTGGTTGCATACGGCGTTACAAGCAGATGTTATGCATGCTGTTTTTGATACGCCTTTTTATGGTAAAGAGGTTATAGAGGTATCGATTTTACAAGCTTATGTTCAGGATTTTTTTGATGGTAAACATGATAATGCCTGGGGGGTTTGGCATATTTATGCTTGGCAGAAATGGTGGATGGCTCATGGGATTATAGAGGGAAGTTAA